Proteins from a single region of Hordeum vulgare subsp. vulgare chromosome 6H, MorexV3_pseudomolecules_assembly, whole genome shotgun sequence:
- the LOC123405073 gene encoding uncharacterized protein LOC123405073 → MEVEAHEKKGHRAFAKAIKSLGSHRRSNWFVRAERFFLSQLLWLSSGEISPPTHVQLQQCVCCGFSAHQEGVKTKVKSDLSKEAQPARGAQSSLRKEILQLEKHLKDQQVVRDALEKALGPDAAPVNNLLHENPMPGARVSCKSRGDAVLRSSYPPPPTRTCARHCCACVAPKRSASYCSMCNARGLGVTRPG, encoded by the exons ATGGAGGTGGAGGCGCACGAGAAGAAGGGCCACCGGGCCTTCGCCAAGGCAATCAAGTCCCTCGGCTCGCACAGGCGTTCCAACTGGTTCGTTCGCGCCGAAAGATTTTTCCTCAGCCAGCTTCTTTGGCTTT CAAGTGGTGAGATTTCTCCTCCTACTCATGTGCAGCTTCAGCAATGTGTCTGCTGCGGTTTTTCTGCTCACCAGGAAGGCGTGAAGACTAAGGTGAAGAGCGATTTGAGTAAGGAGGCGCAGCCTGCGAGAGGAGCACAAAGCTCCTTGAGAAAAGAG ATTCTTCAACTAGAAAAGCACCTCAAGGATCAGCAGGTCGTGCGTGACGCCCTGGAGAAAGCTCTGGGGCCAGACGCCGCTCCGGTCAACAACCTCTTGCACGAGAATCCAATGCCCGGTGCCAGGGTTTCCTGCAAGAGCAGAGGCGATGCCGTGCTCCGGTCCAGCTACCCGCCCCCGCCGACCCGTACTTGTGCTCGACACTGCTGTGCATGTGTGGCTCCTAAGCGCTCGGCGTCATATTGTAGCATGTGCAATGcccgaggcttaggcgtcacacggccgGGATAG